A region of Oculatellaceae cyanobacterium DNA encodes the following proteins:
- a CDS encoding MFS transporter: MVAHSQQFTSVVEFAPVKTRSPLVDVEIIEDLIIAQASNNVNSPTKLSKSVIRSSLKASTWDGIFAVIFSNITGGVLLSNFLLQLGANPMEIGMLCSVPMLVNLLQPLGAFISERTTSRHWYNIWIFGPSRLLWLILVIGIAFNNWLHIPPHDLVICTLAILLVTNVVGALGSANWLTWMAVLVPQKLRGRYFGVRNSAISLTTLLCVPILGVAVSVCPGGTIQGYGVILFLGVIIGLISLSCQFFMADINPKEQAIKHSSKDTIIVSSSGAEEKQKSSLLELTSHLDPNFLKFLLYFGFWAFAVNICTPFFSLYLLDNLKIDVSWVTIYSSLTSAATLVMMIVWGKLADRIGNRPVLVFVGLLVGITPLLWLGLGSDKVSVWFWFPLLHLFMGGTWAAIELCTNNLQMVVAPERHQASYFAIAAAVSGVTGALGTTAGGFLAQYTHFGGLTTVFVLSAVLRLAALLPLIFVQEQRSQSLVELMQASMLNWRSLFSIKPQLVAVPVSELELTADKSSL, translated from the coding sequence GTGGTTGCCCATTCCCAGCAATTTACTTCTGTAGTCGAGTTTGCCCCAGTTAAAACTAGATCTCCTCTAGTTGACGTAGAAATAATAGAAGATCTAATTATAGCGCAAGCGAGTAATAACGTCAATAGTCCGACCAAGCTATCTAAGTCAGTTATTCGCTCAAGCCTCAAAGCATCTACATGGGATGGCATTTTTGCTGTCATCTTCTCCAATATTACAGGCGGGGTATTGCTAAGTAATTTTTTATTACAGCTAGGCGCTAACCCGATGGAGATTGGGATGCTGTGTTCAGTTCCTATGTTGGTTAATTTGCTACAACCACTAGGAGCTTTTATATCAGAACGAACTACCAGCCGCCACTGGTACAATATTTGGATATTCGGGCCATCAAGGTTACTGTGGCTGATCTTAGTTATAGGAATTGCGTTTAATAACTGGCTTCACATCCCACCGCATGACTTAGTAATTTGTACATTAGCAATACTATTAGTTACTAATGTAGTTGGAGCTTTAGGAAGTGCTAACTGGCTAACTTGGATGGCAGTTTTAGTTCCCCAAAAATTACGGGGGCGCTATTTTGGTGTTCGTAATAGTGCGATTAGTTTAACTACTCTACTATGCGTACCAATATTAGGCGTAGCTGTATCCGTTTGCCCTGGTGGAACGATTCAGGGCTACGGTGTGATTTTGTTCCTGGGAGTAATAATTGGGTTAATTAGTTTAAGTTGCCAGTTCTTTATGGCAGATATTAATCCGAAAGAGCAGGCTATAAAACATAGTAGTAAAGACACTATTATCGTATCTAGCTCAGGAGCAGAGGAAAAGCAAAAATCATCTTTATTAGAGCTTACCTCTCATCTTGATCCCAATTTTTTAAAATTTTTGCTTTACTTTGGGTTTTGGGCCTTTGCAGTTAATATTTGTACTCCCTTCTTTAGTCTCTACTTATTAGATAACCTCAAGATTGATGTTAGTTGGGTAACGATTTATAGCAGCTTAACATCCGCCGCCACCTTAGTAATGATGATAGTCTGGGGCAAGCTGGCAGATAGAATAGGTAATCGTCCGGTGCTAGTTTTTGTAGGATTATTGGTAGGAATAACGCCTTTACTTTGGCTGGGACTTGGTTCTGACAAAGTTTCTGTTTGGTTTTGGTTTCCGCTTTTACACCTATTTATGGGTGGAACTTGGGCAGCTATTGAATTGTGTACCAATAATTTACAAATGGTTGTTGCACCAGAACGCCATCAAGCAAGTTATTTTGCTATAGCTGCTGCTGTTAGTGGAGTAACTGGCGCACTAGGAACTACAGCAGGTGGTTTTTTGGCTCAATATACTCATTTCGGTGGTTTAACAACAGTGTTTGTACTTTCGGCTGTGTTGCGATTAGCTGCTTTATTACCTCTAATTTTTGTGCAGGAGCAGCGTAGCCAATCTCTTGTAGAACTAATGCAAGCGAGTATGTTAAATTGGCGATCGCTATTTTCCATTAAACCCCAACTCGTTGCAGTTCCAGTTTCAGAATTGGAATTAACCGCCGATAAAAGCAGCCTATAG
- a CDS encoding cobalt-precorrin-5B (C(1))-methyltransferase, producing MTLYPPRSGYTLPVFACAAAVAALRCLRQHQSASVVEIDLITPAQTVEIPIEQVAKLQDGMALAITRSDPGDNLDLTRNTPIWALVEWGKAEQTESIVLLGGEGIGRQVNADGKAAIYNYAENLFQENLTCWIEAGEKIQVTIILPEGRSLATRTSNATFGVVEGLSLLGTTGISQPLSAPGQLEICLEEVRHKAAMFSKADKDASIYPSSLSPLPPSSSLLPLSPPALVFCVGENGIDLAQRMGITHELIVKTANWLGSVLVEAGLQKVPAILLFGYHGKLIKLAGGIFHTHHHLADGRLEIFTAYAAQVGLPTGMLQKVLACATAEDALKYLREVDNSTGSDWVNLVYSAIAYQIDQRSQAYIRTHSEQTVQVGSVLFDRDRQIIVTSTIGDFLLSKLC from the coding sequence ATGACACTATACCCACCCCGTTCGGGATATACATTACCAGTTTTTGCCTGTGCTGCTGCTGTTGCCGCTTTACGTTGCTTACGCCAGCATCAATCTGCTTCTGTGGTGGAAATAGATTTAATTACACCTGCCCAAACGGTAGAAATTCCTATTGAGCAAGTAGCTAAATTGCAGGATGGAATGGCGTTGGCGATAACTCGTAGTGATCCAGGTGATAACCTCGATTTAACTCGCAACACACCTATTTGGGCATTAGTGGAATGGGGAAAAGCGGAACAAACCGAAAGTATTGTGTTGCTTGGTGGTGAAGGAATTGGACGGCAAGTAAACGCTGATGGTAAGGCGGCTATCTATAATTATGCTGAGAACTTATTCCAAGAAAACTTAACCTGTTGGATAGAAGCAGGGGAAAAAATTCAGGTAACAATTATTTTGCCAGAAGGGCGATCGCTTGCAACTCGTACTTCTAATGCTACCTTTGGTGTTGTAGAGGGGCTTTCTTTACTTGGTACTACGGGCATTTCTCAGCCTTTAAGTGCGCCTGGACAGTTGGAGATATGTTTAGAAGAAGTACGCCATAAAGCTGCAATGTTCAGCAAAGCAGACAAAGATGCTTCTATTTATCCCTCCTCCCTCTCTCCCCTCCCTCCTTCCTCCTCCCTCCTCCCTCTCTCCCCCCCAGCTTTAGTCTTTTGCGTAGGAGAAAACGGCATAGACTTGGCTCAAAGGATGGGCATCACACATGAGTTAATTGTCAAGACTGCTAACTGGTTGGGATCTGTTTTAGTTGAGGCAGGGTTACAAAAAGTACCAGCAATTTTATTATTTGGTTATCACGGTAAGTTAATTAAACTTGCTGGAGGGATTTTTCATACTCATCATCACTTGGCTGATGGACGGCTAGAAATTTTTACGGCTTATGCTGCTCAAGTAGGCTTGCCAACAGGTATGTTACAGAAAGTTTTGGCTTGTGCTACGGCTGAAGATGCGCTGAAATATCTACGCGAGGTGGATAATTCTACAGGTAGTGATTGGGTGAATTTAGTTTATAGTGCGATCGCCTACCAAATCGATCAACGTTCACAAGCTTACATCCGTACTCATAGCGAACAAACTGTGCAAGTGGGGTCTGTTTTGTTTGATCGCGATCGCCAAATTATCGTTACAAGCACAATAGGGGATTTTTTGCTGTCAAAATTGTGCTAA